In Thalassospira sp. ER-Se-21-Dark, one genomic interval encodes:
- a CDS encoding adenylate/guanylate cyclase domain-containing protein, whose amino-acid sequence MLRTIRAKFLGVAAFFVVWLVVATGFSVIQSLGINGDLEAVSRYVTPVKDSLSDVRARQLEQISLIDRYMRVVESDGPQTSLLNGIEIEIEAKQTQIEQAFRKSFTFAALGRAQASGHFDEGVLFDLDVRMREFADVSAQFSLGVERLLDQVRAGNLADARSQENTVRGLHRIIVLNLRNEIRLLEDYAAQTVENVSKREDFLIQAEFIMMLAAVIIGISLAYYMAHAVVVAVRKTTSALNSIQSGKLDTKLEFSSKGDFGRLADAFNRMTRELRVRFRMRERFGKYVDPKVINNLINQETALENSEKRVMTVSVVNLTGFDWLAEHTPPEKLVDFLNDYLTAMTEPIANQSGIIDNFVGDRVIGFWGPPFCGEGAHAKHACQAALEQVARFNALKTKYAELIGDHGLEIRVGIATGEVVVGSIGTDKSRAYTVVGDCVNYANRLEKANRVYGTQILASHETASMASGEVEMRDLDHVVLLGTEKVVFLYEVLAQGGQLSEERREWRSKYETAMAHYRDGNFDAARPLYEEVIAFDDSDFAAQLMMNRMERLERREQDREWDGTWVVRDPYERRDVES is encoded by the coding sequence ATGCTAAGGACCATTCGGGCGAAGTTCCTGGGTGTCGCGGCCTTTTTTGTCGTGTGGCTCGTTGTGGCCACCGGGTTCTCCGTGATCCAGTCCCTTGGCATCAATGGTGATCTTGAGGCGGTGTCGCGCTATGTCACGCCGGTTAAGGACTCGCTTTCGGACGTGCGTGCGCGCCAGCTTGAACAGATTTCGCTGATTGATCGTTACATGCGGGTGGTCGAAAGTGACGGACCGCAGACATCGCTTTTGAATGGCATCGAGATCGAAATCGAAGCCAAACAAACCCAGATCGAACAGGCCTTCCGTAAATCCTTTACCTTTGCCGCCCTTGGTCGGGCGCAGGCATCCGGTCACTTTGACGAGGGGGTGCTGTTTGATCTTGATGTGCGCATGCGGGAATTCGCTGATGTATCGGCACAGTTTTCCTTGGGCGTTGAACGCCTGCTTGATCAGGTGCGGGCAGGTAATCTTGCCGATGCCCGGTCACAGGAAAACACCGTGCGCGGCCTGCATCGAATCATCGTGCTGAACCTGCGCAATGAAATCCGGCTTCTTGAAGATTACGCCGCTCAGACAGTTGAAAACGTTTCCAAGCGCGAAGATTTCCTGATTCAGGCCGAATTCATCATGATGCTGGCCGCCGTCATTATCGGTATTTCTCTGGCCTATTACATGGCGCATGCGGTGGTGGTTGCCGTGCGCAAAACCACGAGTGCGCTGAATTCCATTCAATCGGGCAAACTTGATACCAAGCTTGAATTCAGCTCCAAGGGGGACTTTGGCCGGTTGGCCGACGCCTTTAACCGCATGACACGCGAACTCCGCGTACGGTTCCGGATGCGCGAACGGTTTGGCAAATATGTCGATCCGAAAGTCATCAATAATCTGATCAATCAGGAAACCGCGCTTGAGAACTCCGAAAAGCGCGTGATGACCGTCAGTGTCGTCAACCTGACCGGGTTTGACTGGCTGGCGGAACATACGCCGCCCGAGAAGCTTGTCGACTTCCTGAATGATTATCTCACCGCGATGACCGAACCGATCGCCAATCAAAGCGGGATTATCGACAACTTCGTTGGTGACCGTGTGATCGGCTTCTGGGGCCCGCCCTTCTGCGGCGAAGGGGCCCACGCCAAACATGCCTGCCAGGCGGCCCTTGAACAGGTTGCGCGCTTCAACGCGCTTAAGACCAAATATGCAGAACTGATTGGCGATCACGGCCTTGAAATTCGTGTCGGGATTGCGACCGGCGAGGTGGTTGTCGGTTCCATCGGTACGGACAAATCACGCGCCTATACGGTGGTTGGCGATTGCGTGAACTATGCCAACCGTCTGGAAAAGGCTAACCGGGTCTATGGTACGCAAATTCTGGCTTCCCACGAAACGGCCAGCATGGCGTCGGGTGAGGTCGAAATGCGCGACCTTGATCATGTGGTGCTGCTGGGTACCGAAAAGGTTGTCTTCCTTTACGAAGTGCTGGCGCAGGGCGGGCAGCTTTCCGAAGAACGGCGTGAATGGCGCAGCAAGTACGAAACCGCCATGGCGCATTATCGCGATGGCAATTTTGACGCAGCCCGCCCGCTCTATGAAGAAGTCATTGCATTTGATGACAGCGACTTTGCCGCACAGCTGATGATGAACCGCATGGAACGCCTTGAACGGCGTGAGCAGGACCGCGAATGGGATGGCACCTGGGTGGTCCGTGACCCGTATGAACGCCGTGATGTCGAAAGCTGA
- a CDS encoding zinc-finger domain-containing protein, with translation MKITEEIKVGTLNVACDGGKGHLGHPTVYLNLEEKGEVVCPYCSKKYIFDKSLAEHAAH, from the coding sequence ATGAAGATCACCGAAGAAATCAAAGTCGGCACGCTAAATGTTGCCTGCGACGGCGGAAAAGGTCACCTTGGGCACCCGACCGTTTACCTTAATCTTGAGGAAAAAGGCGAGGTGGTCTGCCCGTATTGCTCGAAAAAATATATCTTCGACAAATCCTTGGCCGAGCACGCAGCCCACTAA
- a CDS encoding alpha/beta hydrolase: MSPCFLRPVVIRLCAMLFFAGMVSACAPTVRPAGAPIAQTVLGPDVFVAVDGTALPLQRWGDLEDPDAVILGLHGMGDYANAFMELGEQVGPKGIAIYAYDQRGFGRTATCPFWAGTASLVNDASDALALLRARYPDTPIYLLGNSMGGAVAIITAATRGYLMDGLVLVAPAVWNRGMMPWYQTAPLSILSHSLPWLPLTGRGLDIWPSDNIEMLRRLSRDPHMMSSVRVDLLAGVADIMDLARVRAGDISVPTLLLSGMQDQVIPPEAIAALDDQLSSLGLPDYHRCLYSAGYHMLLRDLNGPVVIEDIRRWVVDSEARKNYSCTIK; encoded by the coding sequence TTGTCACCGTGTTTTTTGCGCCCCGTCGTTATCCGCCTCTGTGCCATGTTGTTCTTTGCCGGGATGGTAAGCGCCTGTGCACCAACCGTTCGACCGGCGGGGGCACCGATTGCCCAGACCGTGCTTGGGCCAGACGTTTTTGTTGCAGTCGATGGTACGGCGCTGCCGTTGCAACGCTGGGGCGATCTTGAAGATCCAGATGCGGTGATCCTTGGTCTGCATGGGATGGGCGATTATGCCAATGCCTTCATGGAGTTGGGTGAACAGGTCGGCCCGAAGGGCATCGCGATCTATGCTTATGATCAGCGGGGCTTTGGCCGCACGGCTACATGTCCGTTCTGGGCGGGCACGGCCAGCCTGGTCAATGATGCCAGCGATGCATTGGCGCTGTTGCGCGCCCGCTATCCTGACACACCGATTTACCTTCTGGGGAATTCGATGGGCGGGGCGGTGGCGATCATCACCGCCGCCACACGCGGCTATTTGATGGATGGCCTGGTTTTGGTGGCACCGGCAGTTTGGAACCGCGGCATGATGCCGTGGTACCAGACCGCACCACTTTCGATCCTGTCGCACAGCCTGCCATGGTTGCCGCTGACCGGCCGGGGGCTTGATATCTGGCCGTCGGACAATATCGAAATGTTGCGTCGGCTGTCGCGTGACCCGCACATGATGTCTTCAGTCCGCGTCGATCTGCTTGCCGGTGTTGCCGATATCATGGATCTGGCGCGCGTTCGGGCCGGGGATATATCTGTGCCAACGCTTTTGCTGTCGGGCATGCAGGATCAGGTGATCCCGCCCGAGGCTATTGCGGCCCTTGATGATCAACTGTCCAGCCTCGGTTTGCCCGACTATCACCGCTGCCTTTATTCGGCGGGCTATCACATGTTGTTGCGGGATCTGAACGGGCCGGTGGTGATCGAGGATATCCGCCGTTGGGTTGTCGACAGCGAGGCTCGGAAAAATTATTCCTGCACAATCAAATGA
- a CDS encoding 5'-methylthioadenosine/S-adenosylhomocysteine nucleosidase (Enables the cleavage of the glycosidic bond in both 5'-methylthioadenosine and S-adenosylhomocysteine) encodes MRGYLHDVAGHNVLFAMAAPAEYGDHLKERFTPLMIGVGPVEAAINLTAALTELKLAGDLPDLVVTLGSAGSRTLEQAEVYQAVSVSYRDMDASVLGFEKGCTPFVDLPAEIEMALRIPGIPEARLSTGANVVSGAAYDVIDADMVDMESFAILRACHKFGVPLIGLRGISDGKEELSKLSDWTAYLHVVDEKLAVAVDALKAGLESGEISIPRR; translated from the coding sequence ATGCGCGGTTACCTTCATGATGTTGCAGGCCATAACGTGTTGTTCGCAATGGCGGCACCGGCGGAATATGGTGATCACCTCAAGGAGCGGTTTACGCCCTTGATGATCGGGGTTGGGCCGGTGGAGGCTGCGATCAATTTGACGGCGGCTCTGACCGAATTGAAGTTGGCGGGTGATTTGCCTGATCTTGTCGTCACATTGGGATCGGCCGGGTCGCGCACGCTTGAACAGGCCGAGGTTTATCAGGCCGTTTCGGTATCGTATCGCGATATGGATGCATCGGTTCTGGGTTTTGAGAAGGGCTGCACGCCGTTTGTCGATTTGCCCGCCGAGATCGAGATGGCGTTGCGCATTCCCGGTATCCCCGAAGCCCGTTTATCGACCGGGGCCAATGTGGTGTCAGGCGCGGCCTATGACGTCATTGATGCCGACATGGTCGATATGGAAAGCTTTGCCATCCTGCGTGCGTGCCATAAGTTTGGCGTGCCGCTGATCGGGCTGCGGGGCATTTCCGATGGCAAGGAGGAGCTTTCCAAGCTCTCGGACTGGACGGCCTATCTGCATGTGGTTGATGAGAAACTGGCCGTTGCCGTCGATGCGCTGAAGGCCGGACTTGAAAGCGGCGAGATCAGCATTCCCAGACGCTGA
- a CDS encoding ABC transporter ATP-binding protein, which produces MTAMPDYAIEVEGLTKVYKGSNGEKLALDNVSLKIPRGSFFALLGPNGAGKSTFINILAGLVTKTSGTAKIWGNDIEAQMRAARCSIGIVPQELNLDAFFTPRQVMELQAGLYGVPKSERRTDEILAAIGLADKADSYARSLSGGMRRRLLVGKAMVHTPPVLVLDEPTAGVDIELRQQLWAYVKELNKAGVTIVLTTHYLEEAEELCDEIAIINQGNVIAHEDKRSLLRRIDHKTLVLTVNNELNAVPDALSPWGAELKSENQIALHYRPSNTQMAEILEAIHGCGLAIKDLSTEEGDLEDIFLMLTRDNNKQRAGAGKAA; this is translated from the coding sequence ATGACTGCAATGCCCGACTATGCCATCGAAGTCGAGGGGCTGACAAAGGTCTACAAGGGATCAAACGGTGAAAAACTCGCCCTTGATAACGTTTCGCTCAAGATTCCGCGCGGCTCGTTTTTTGCCCTTCTGGGCCCGAACGGTGCCGGAAAGTCTACGTTTATCAACATCTTGGCCGGTCTTGTGACCAAGACCAGTGGTACGGCAAAAATCTGGGGCAACGATATCGAAGCCCAGATGCGGGCCGCACGCTGCTCCATCGGGATCGTGCCCCAGGAACTGAACCTGGATGCATTTTTCACCCCGCGTCAGGTGATGGAATTGCAGGCGGGTCTCTATGGCGTGCCGAAATCCGAACGCCGCACGGATGAAATTCTGGCCGCCATCGGACTCGCCGACAAGGCAGACTCGTATGCACGATCGCTTTCGGGCGGGATGCGTCGCCGTCTTCTGGTCGGCAAGGCGATGGTCCATACGCCGCCGGTTCTGGTTCTTGATGAACCAACGGCGGGTGTGGATATCGAACTGCGTCAGCAGCTTTGGGCTTACGTCAAGGAGTTGAACAAAGCGGGCGTCACGATTGTTCTGACCACGCATTACCTTGAAGAAGCCGAAGAACTCTGTGACGAGATCGCGATCATCAATCAGGGCAATGTCATTGCCCATGAAGACAAGCGCAGTCTGCTGCGCCGGATTGATCACAAGACGCTGGTTCTGACCGTGAACAATGAACTGAACGCAGTACCAGACGCCCTGTCGCCCTGGGGGGCAGAGCTTAAATCGGAAAACCAGATCGCGCTTCATTACCGCCCAAGCAACACCCAGATGGCGGAAATCCTCGAGGCGATCCATGGCTGTGGCCTTGCGATCAAGGATCTGTCGACAGAGGAAGGCGATCTTGAAGACATCTTCCTGATGCTGACGCGTGATAATAACAAGCAACGCGCAGGTGCCGGCAAGGCTGCCTAA
- a CDS encoding thiamine pyrophosphate-binding protein → MSGKTETRHGGRILVDQLALHGAERVFLVPGESYLAVLDGLVDHPGIDPIICRQEGGAAIMAEAYGKLTNKPGICMVTRGPGATNASAGVHVAHQDSTPMILLVGQIGRDMVDREAFQEVDYRKMFEPLAKWVGQIDDINRIPEYISHAYHIATSGRPGPVVLALPEDMLSSSTDIADAKPYVPVEAKTAPEDVSRFRDALAKSEKPVMIIGGGGWTREATENLKSFALRNNVPIATSFRCQDYIPNTHSHFVGDVGIGINPKLAELIKDSDLVILVGSRMGEMTSSGYSLLDIPCPKQKLVHVYSGPDELGRVYRPDVAINASQRSFLRAIAMMEPVDGSTRDDMIETAHANYIAFSTPVETPGDVKMAHVVAELREKLPDNAIVTNGAGNYAAFLHRFFRYREYRTELAPTSGSMGYGLPASVSAKLAHPDRPVVCLAGDGCFLMHGQEFATAVQYGANIITLVVNNGMFGTIRMHQERNYPGRVSGTELHNPDFAAYAKAFGGYGETVTRTEDFGPAFDRAVASGKPAILEIQVDPQALTPIKTLDQIRAGN, encoded by the coding sequence ATGTCCGGGAAAACAGAAACGCGCCATGGCGGACGCATTCTGGTCGATCAACTGGCCCTGCACGGGGCCGAACGCGTCTTTCTTGTTCCGGGCGAAAGTTACCTCGCCGTGCTTGATGGCCTTGTCGATCATCCGGGCATCGATCCGATCATCTGCCGACAGGAAGGTGGTGCTGCCATCATGGCAGAGGCCTATGGCAAGCTGACCAATAAACCCGGCATCTGCATGGTCACCCGTGGTCCGGGTGCCACCAACGCATCGGCCGGCGTGCATGTCGCCCATCAGGACAGCACACCAATGATCCTTCTGGTCGGCCAAATCGGACGCGACATGGTTGATCGCGAAGCGTTTCAGGAAGTCGATTACCGCAAAATGTTTGAACCGCTCGCCAAATGGGTCGGGCAGATTGATGACATCAACCGCATCCCGGAATATATCAGCCACGCCTATCACATCGCGACATCCGGTCGCCCCGGCCCGGTGGTTCTGGCCCTGCCCGAAGACATGTTGTCTTCAAGCACCGATATTGCCGACGCCAAACCCTATGTCCCGGTCGAGGCCAAAACAGCGCCTGAAGATGTCTCTCGCTTCCGTGACGCCCTTGCGAAATCCGAAAAGCCGGTCATGATCATTGGCGGGGGTGGCTGGACCCGCGAAGCGACTGAAAACCTTAAATCGTTTGCACTTCGTAACAATGTGCCGATTGCGACAAGCTTCCGCTGTCAGGACTATATCCCCAACACGCATAGCCACTTCGTCGGCGATGTCGGCATCGGCATCAACCCAAAGCTTGCCGAGCTCATCAAGGACAGTGATCTAGTGATCCTCGTCGGATCGCGCATGGGGGAAATGACCAGCAGCGGCTATAGCCTGCTTGATATCCCCTGCCCGAAACAGAAACTGGTCCATGTTTACAGCGGCCCGGATGAATTGGGTCGGGTTTATCGCCCGGATGTCGCGATCAATGCGTCCCAGCGATCTTTCCTGCGCGCCATCGCCATGATGGAGCCAGTGGATGGATCAACGCGCGATGACATGATCGAAACCGCACATGCCAATTACATTGCCTTTTCCACCCCGGTCGAAACACCCGGCGATGTCAAAATGGCCCATGTGGTGGCGGAATTGCGTGAAAAACTACCTGACAATGCGATTGTCACCAATGGGGCGGGCAACTATGCCGCCTTCCTGCATCGCTTTTTCCGCTATCGCGAATATCGCACCGAACTGGCCCCGACATCGGGGTCGATGGGTTATGGGCTTCCGGCATCAGTGTCCGCCAAGCTTGCCCATCCGGATCGCCCGGTGGTCTGTCTTGCCGGTGATGGGTGTTTTTTGATGCACGGGCAGGAATTTGCCACCGCCGTGCAATATGGCGCGAATATCATCACGCTGGTGGTCAATAACGGCATGTTTGGCACCATCCGCATGCATCAGGAACGCAACTATCCCGGCCGTGTTTCAGGCACCGAACTGCACAACCCGGATTTCGCGGCCTACGCCAAGGCCTTTGGCGGATACGGTGAAACCGTCACCAGAACGGAGGATTTCGGCCCCGCCTTTGACCGCGCGGTTGCCTCAGGCAAACCGGCCATCCTTGAAATCCAGGTGGATCCACAGGCCCTTACCCCGATCAAAACCCTTGATCAGATCCGTGCGGGCAACTAA
- a CDS encoding coiled coil domain-containing protein has translation MSMKEAYEKKLEAQLNEWSAQIDKLKAQAEVAEADAQIQYQKQVKELRAMQDEAEQKLRELQKSSDTAWQDLKAGMDNAWDSIEAAMKMATSRFK, from the coding sequence ATGAGCATGAAAGAAGCTTACGAGAAAAAACTGGAAGCCCAACTCAATGAGTGGAGTGCCCAGATTGACAAGCTTAAGGCGCAGGCTGAGGTGGCAGAAGCCGATGCACAAATACAGTATCAGAAACAAGTCAAAGAGCTCCGCGCCATGCAAGACGAGGCCGAGCAGAAGCTTAGAGAATTGCAAAAATCAAGCGATACCGCCTGGCAGGACCTGAAAGCTGGCATGGATAACGCTTGGGACTCGATTGAAGCTGCGATGAAAATGGCTACCAGCAGATTCAAGTGA